Proteins found in one Cetobacterium somerae genomic segment:
- a CDS encoding LegC family aminotransferase, with protein sequence MRKAINLSVPNLDVDPIVENLKECIESGWVSTGGRFIGEFEEKIAKYVGTSEAVGVQSGTAGLHTSLRVLGVNPGDEVLVPTLTFIAAVNPVTYQGAIPVFIGCDDTLCMDPNLLEKFLREECIVRDRVTYNKKTNAKIAALAVVHVFGNMANMEKIIELAKEFNFKVLEDATEALGTYYTEGKYAGKYAGTMGDAGVFSFNANKIITTGGGGMVVSNNPEILNEIRFLTTQAKTDQLYFIHDEIGYNYRMLNLQAALGTSQIDNLESFIETKIKNYNLYKEAIENIEGLTLLPFNSDIRPNYWFYSVLVDEEKYGMNKDKLLKKLVEANIQTRPIWGLIHQQKPYQNHQAYGIERAIWYHDRVLNIPCSSNLTEEDAKYVIEKLKEFQDNV encoded by the coding sequence ATGAGAAAGGCAATCAATCTATCAGTGCCTAATTTAGATGTAGATCCAATAGTGGAAAATCTAAAAGAGTGCATAGAATCTGGGTGGGTATCAACTGGAGGAAGATTTATAGGTGAGTTTGAAGAAAAAATTGCAAAATACGTAGGAACTTCCGAAGCAGTTGGAGTTCAATCTGGAACTGCAGGACTTCATACATCATTAAGAGTTTTAGGAGTAAACCCTGGAGATGAAGTTTTAGTTCCAACACTTACTTTTATAGCTGCTGTTAATCCAGTGACTTACCAAGGAGCAATTCCTGTATTTATAGGTTGTGATGACACTCTTTGTATGGATCCAAATCTTTTGGAAAAGTTTTTAAGAGAAGAGTGTATTGTTAGAGATAGAGTTACATATAACAAAAAAACTAATGCTAAAATAGCTGCTTTAGCAGTGGTACATGTATTTGGAAATATGGCAAATATGGAAAAAATAATAGAACTAGCTAAAGAGTTTAACTTTAAAGTTTTAGAAGATGCTACAGAGGCACTTGGAACTTATTATACAGAAGGAAAATATGCTGGAAAGTATGCTGGAACTATGGGAGATGCAGGAGTATTTTCTTTCAATGCCAACAAGATAATTACAACTGGAGGAGGAGGAATGGTTGTTTCTAATAATCCTGAAATTTTAAATGAAATAAGATTCTTAACAACTCAAGCTAAAACGGATCAACTATATTTTATTCATGATGAGATTGGATATAACTATAGAATGTTAAACCTTCAAGCTGCCCTTGGAACTAGCCAGATAGATAATTTAGAAAGTTTTATCGAGACAAAGATAAAGAACTATAATTTATATAAAGAGGCTATAGAAAATATTGAGGGATTAACACTGTTACCGTTTAATTCTGATATTAGACCAAATTATTGGTTTTATTCAGTGCTTGTAGATGAAGAAAAATATGGAATGAATAAAGATAAGCTATTAAAAAAATTAGTAGAAGCTAATATTCAAACAAGACCTATTTGGGGATTGATTCACCAGCAAAAGCCATATCAGAATCATCAAGCATATGGAATAGAAAGAGCAATATGGTATCATGACAGAGTTTTAAACATTCCATGCTCATCTAATCTAACTGAAGAAGATGCAAAATATGTAATTGAAAAGTTAAAGGAGTTCCAAGATAATGTATAG
- a CDS encoding sugar transferase, with amino-acid sequence MYRCFFKRFIDILAALIVFTCFWWVFLIVGYLVKTKLGSPVIFKQERPGKNGEIFTMYKFRSMTDAKDKDGKLLSDTERLPKFGKLLRATSLDELPELWNVLKGEMSLVGPRPLLVEYLGRYSDFQARRHEVLPGITGWAQVNGRNAISWDEKFRLDVDYVDSYNFLLDIQILFLTVKKVFVKEGISQENNATMTKFEGNKL; translated from the coding sequence ATGTATAGATGCTTTTTTAAAAGATTTATAGATATTTTAGCTGCCTTAATAGTTTTTACATGTTTTTGGTGGGTATTTTTGATAGTTGGATATTTAGTGAAAACTAAACTGGGAAGCCCAGTGATATTTAAACAAGAAAGACCAGGAAAAAATGGTGAGATATTTACTATGTATAAATTTCGTAGTATGACTGATGCTAAAGATAAGGATGGAAAACTACTATCTGATACTGAAAGACTTCCTAAATTTGGAAAACTATTAAGAGCAACTAGTTTAGATGAGTTGCCAGAACTATGGAATGTATTAAAAGGAGAGATGAGTTTAGTTGGACCAAGGCCTCTTTTAGTTGAGTATCTAGGAAGATATAGTGATTTTCAAGCTAGAAGACATGAAGTTCTTCCAGGAATTACAGGATGGGCTCAAGTAAATGGACGTAATGCAATCTCTTGGGATGAAAAATTTAGATTAGATGTAGATTATGTTGATAGCTATAACTTTTTACTGGATATACAAATACTGTTTTTAACAGTAAAAAAAGTATTTGTAAAAGAGGGAATATCTCAAGAGAATAATGCAACTATGACAAAATTTGAAGGTAATAAATTATGA
- a CDS encoding acetyltransferase: MKKIIVIGSGGHAKVVIDIILQRNKVLDDNLKIIGILDDKYNEDEKIEIFETPVIGKIDEMLELQEDVYYVIAIGNNSVRRKIAEKYSDKKFITLIHPKAIIGEKVSIEEGTVVMAGSIINSYTKIGKHCILNTGSIIEHDNTIEDYVHISPNATLCGGITIGEETWIGAGATIIQEKKIGKKVMVGAGTVIIKNIRKYFKVIRQNPIRLIRTEIEGN; the protein is encoded by the coding sequence ATGAAAAAAATTATCGTAATTGGTTCGGGTGGTCATGCAAAAGTTGTAATTGATATTATTTTACAGAGAAATAAAGTTTTAGATGATAATCTAAAGATAATAGGAATTTTAGATGATAAATATAATGAAGATGAAAAAATAGAAATTTTTGAAACTCCTGTTATTGGTAAAATTGATGAAATGCTTGAATTACAAGAAGATGTATATTATGTAATTGCAATTGGAAATAACAGTGTTAGAAGAAAAATAGCAGAAAAGTATTCTGATAAAAAATTTATAACATTGATTCATCCAAAAGCAATTATAGGAGAGAAAGTCAGTATTGAAGAGGGAACTGTTGTAATGGCGGGATCTATAATTAATTCTTACACTAAAATAGGGAAACATTGTATTTTAAATACTGGAAGTATAATAGAACATGACAATACAATAGAAGACTATGTTCATATATCGCCAAATGCTACTCTTTGTGGGGGGATTACAATAGGAGAAGAAACTTGGATAGGAGCAGGAGCAACTATTATACAAGAAAAAAAGATAGGAAAGAAAGTTATGGTAGGAGCAGGAACTGTAATAATAAAGAATATAAGAAAATATTTTAAAGTTATAAGGCAAAATCCAATTAGATTAATAAGAACTGAAATAGAGGGAAATTAA
- a CDS encoding glycosyltransferase family 4 protein, translated as MKILYLHQYFNTNKEAGGTRSYEFSKFLSEDNEVTIITGSQNYIEGILKFRVISTKTKYNQQMNFFQRIYSFFHYLIKAIYLGNKEREIDIIFATSTPLTIGVPALILKRFKKTKLIFEVRDVWPDIPVELGFIKNKILIKILKWFEMKIYNSSEQIIVASEGMYENLIKKGVKSYKIEVIHNLSNVYLYDQVTEIEKNIERKKYNLEKHFICIHPGTMGFVNGLDYILDVGKIIQEKDRQIKILLVGEGKEKERLKARIRNEKIKNILIMDSLPKLEIVKLIKTSDLGLMITKKFKILEDNSANKFFDFLAAGLPVLVNYGGWQKKVLEEFKAGYGCSPDNPKEMADKILMIKESKEKQQLSKSAYELARKKYSTKIACEKLNNIIKKIEK; from the coding sequence ATGAAAATATTATATTTACATCAATACTTTAATACAAATAAAGAGGCTGGTGGAACAAGGTCATATGAATTTTCAAAATTTTTATCTGAGGATAACGAAGTTACTATAATAACAGGAAGTCAGAATTATATAGAAGGTATATTAAAATTTAGAGTGATTTCAACAAAGACTAAGTATAATCAACAAATGAATTTTTTTCAGAGAATATATAGTTTTTTTCATTATTTAATCAAAGCAATATATTTAGGGAATAAAGAACGCGAAATAGATATTATTTTTGCAACTTCGACTCCTTTAACAATAGGAGTGCCTGCATTAATTTTAAAAAGATTCAAGAAAACAAAATTAATATTTGAAGTTAGAGATGTATGGCCAGATATTCCAGTAGAGTTGGGATTTATAAAAAATAAAATTTTAATTAAAATTTTAAAATGGTTTGAAATGAAAATTTATAATAGTTCTGAACAAATTATAGTTGCTTCGGAAGGGATGTATGAAAATTTAATTAAAAAAGGAGTAAAATCTTATAAAATTGAAGTTATTCATAATCTATCGAATGTTTATTTATATGATCAAGTTACAGAAATTGAAAAAAATATTGAAAGAAAAAAGTATAATCTTGAAAAACATTTTATATGTATTCACCCTGGAACTATGGGGTTTGTAAACGGACTTGACTATATTCTAGATGTTGGAAAAATTATTCAAGAAAAAGATAGACAAATTAAAATATTGCTTGTGGGTGAAGGAAAAGAAAAGGAACGATTAAAAGCAAGAATTAGAAATGAAAAAATAAAAAATATCTTAATTATGGATTCACTTCCAAAATTAGAAATAGTAAAATTAATAAAAACCTCAGATTTAGGATTAATGATAACTAAAAAGTTTAAAATTTTAGAAGATAACAGTGCAAATAAATTTTTTGATTTTTTGGCTGCAGGACTCCCCGTATTAGTTAATTATGGAGGATGGCAAAAAAAAGTATTGGAAGAATTTAAAGCTGGATATGGATGTTCACCAGATAATCCAAAAGAGATGGCTGATAAAATTTTGATGATAAAAGAATCAAAAGAAAAGCAACAATTAAGTAAGAGTGCATATGAATTGGCAAGAAAAAAATATTCAACCAAAATAGCGTGTGAAAAATTGAATAATATAATAAAAAAAATAGAAAAATAG
- a CDS encoding nucleotide sugar dehydrogenase yields the protein MNSKILTGQEKITVIGMGYVGLPLAVAFAEKGASVIGFDLNELKINKYKNGEDPTNEVGEDRLKTVKTIEYTTDEKKISEGKFIIVAVPTPVGKNNIPDLGPVEGASRVIGRNLIKGSYVVFESTVYPGVTEDICVPILEKESGLKCGVDFKVGYSPERVNPGDKVNTVETIVKIVSGMDEESLGTIAKVYEIIVRPGVHRASSIKVAEAAKVIENSQRDVNIAFVNELAMIFEKMGIDTHEVLEAAGTKWNFLKFLPGLVGGHCIGVDPYYLTYKSEELGYISQLILSGRRINDGMSKFVAEKCVKEMIKAGKVIRGAKVLILGLTFKENCPDLRNSKVVDVIKELKEYEVEILINDPVANSHEAEEEYGIKFTAIDVVKNIDAVIMAVKHDEFMTITKNDLKKLYAKSEEKPLIFDLKGIFNKKEMVEEFNYWRM from the coding sequence ATGAACAGTAAAATTTTAACTGGACAAGAAAAAATAACAGTAATAGGAATGGGCTACGTAGGTTTACCCTTAGCTGTAGCTTTTGCAGAAAAAGGGGCTAGTGTTATTGGATTTGATCTTAATGAACTCAAGATAAATAAATATAAAAATGGAGAAGATCCAACAAATGAAGTGGGAGAGGATAGACTTAAAACTGTAAAAACTATAGAATATACAACAGATGAGAAAAAAATATCTGAAGGGAAATTTATAATCGTGGCAGTTCCAACTCCAGTAGGAAAAAATAATATTCCTGATCTTGGTCCAGTAGAGGGAGCCTCAAGAGTAATAGGTAGAAATCTAATTAAGGGTTCATATGTTGTTTTTGAATCAACTGTATATCCAGGAGTAACAGAGGATATATGTGTGCCTATTTTAGAAAAAGAATCTGGATTAAAGTGTGGAGTAGATTTTAAAGTAGGGTATTCACCAGAGAGAGTTAATCCAGGAGATAAAGTAAATACAGTGGAAACAATAGTGAAAATTGTATCTGGAATGGATGAAGAATCTTTAGGAACAATAGCTAAGGTATATGAAATCATAGTAAGACCGGGAGTTCATAGAGCATCATCTATAAAAGTTGCAGAAGCAGCAAAAGTTATAGAAAATTCACAGAGAGATGTTAATATAGCCTTTGTAAATGAGCTTGCAATGATATTTGAGAAAATGGGAATAGATACTCACGAAGTATTAGAAGCAGCGGGAACAAAATGGAATTTTTTAAAATTTTTACCAGGACTTGTGGGAGGACATTGTATAGGTGTAGATCCATATTACTTAACATACAAATCAGAAGAGCTTGGGTATATTTCCCAACTTATACTTTCTGGAAGAAGGATTAATGATGGAATGAGCAAATTTGTAGCTGAAAAATGTGTTAAAGAGATGATAAAAGCCGGAAAGGTAATTAGAGGAGCAAAGGTGTTAATATTAGGCCTAACATTTAAAGAGAATTGCCCAGATCTTAGAAATTCTAAAGTTGTAGATGTAATAAAGGAACTGAAAGAGTATGAGGTAGAAATTTTAATAAATGATCCAGTTGCAAATTCACATGAGGCGGAAGAGGAATATGGAATTAAGTTTACAGCTATTGATGTTGTAAAAAATATCGATGCTGTGATAATGGCAGTAAAGCATGATGAATTTATGACGATAACTAAAAATGACCTTAAAAAATTATATGCGAAGTCTGAAGAAAAACCATTAATATTTGATTTAAAAGGAATATTTAATAAGAAAGAAATGGTTGAAGAATTTAATTATTGGAGAATGTAA
- a CDS encoding glycosyltransferase family 4 protein, protein MKILFLCTYYHRAMIFRDLMEALKKIGKNVVAFNAVSYGTKIDKKYENIMDDLVIHRECFSKWDRFFYFYKQKKIFKELIKSVNLKNIEMIHAHTLFNGGYVAYLANKQFKIPYIISVRNTDMNIFLKLPYFKKIANQIIENSLGVQFLSIPYKKLYLEKYCNDNQKIRLEEKSSVIRNGLEEFWINNRLTQEKKIDKFIIKILCVGKIDKNKNLSTTLKAIEILRKVGYEIEFTIVGQVVEKEIFKILKTKNFVKLIKYLNKEELLEVYRKNDIFVMPSINETFGRVYAEAMTQGLPVIYSKNQGFDEIFEDGYIGNAVPSMDADYIAKKILEIKDNYELISKRCIENSGMFNWKNIAAELNNFYKELSNK, encoded by the coding sequence ATGAAAATATTATTTTTGTGTACTTATTATCATAGAGCGATGATTTTTAGGGATTTAATGGAAGCTTTAAAAAAAATTGGAAAAAATGTTGTTGCGTTTAATGCAGTATCTTATGGAACAAAAATAGATAAAAAATATGAAAATATAATGGACGACTTAGTAATTCATAGAGAATGTTTTTCAAAATGGGATAGATTTTTTTATTTTTATAAACAAAAAAAAATTTTTAAAGAATTAATAAAATCTGTAAATTTAAAAAATATAGAAATGATACATGCACATACTCTCTTTAATGGAGGGTATGTAGCTTATTTGGCTAATAAGCAATTTAAAATACCTTATATTATTTCTGTAAGAAATACAGATATGAATATTTTTTTAAAATTACCATATTTTAAAAAAATAGCTAATCAAATTATTGAAAACTCTTTAGGTGTACAATTTTTATCAATTCCATATAAAAAATTATACTTAGAAAAATATTGTAATGATAATCAAAAAATAAGATTAGAAGAAAAAAGTTCTGTAATACGTAATGGATTAGAAGAATTTTGGATAAATAATAGATTAACTCAAGAAAAAAAAATAGATAAATTTATTATAAAAATTCTGTGTGTAGGAAAAATAGATAAAAATAAAAATTTAAGTACAACACTAAAGGCAATAGAAATACTAAGGAAAGTTGGATATGAAATTGAATTTACAATTGTTGGTCAAGTAGTAGAAAAAGAGATTTTTAAAATTTTAAAAACTAAAAATTTTGTAAAACTAATAAAATATTTAAACAAAGAGGAATTGTTAGAAGTATACAGAAAAAATGATATCTTTGTAATGCCATCTATAAATGAAACTTTTGGAAGAGTATATGCTGAAGCGATGACACAAGGATTACCGGTCATTTATTCTAAAAATCAAGGATTTGATGAAATTTTTGAAGATGGTTATATAGGAAATGCTGTTCCAAGTATGGATGCAGACTATATAGCAAAAAAAATATTAGAAATAAAAGATAATTATGAATTAATATCGAAAAGATGTATTGAAAATTCTGGAATGTTTAATTGGAAAAACATAGCAGCAGAGCTTAATAATTTTTATAAAGAATTGAGTAATAAATAA
- a CDS encoding polysaccharide pyruvyl transferase family protein, with protein MKVGLLTFHNAINYGAALQVYASQKAIKSLGAECEVIDYVNESRKNAYNTNYHAFQQLKNKKIISSLKYFLGGIFLSSRKQKFLKFYDKNLICTKKTYKNMKEAETLNEKYDKFIVGSDQVWNYKNNGRDFSFLLEFVKNKSKKISYSSSFGLASIPEEYKNLYIKNLKDIKNISCRESCGIELIEELTGRKAQLVLDPVFLLSKKEWLSLCNIKPSKFKYIFSYTNKPNQWENFIEKTNYQIEDKKVYKISKNLKINDFLSSKIKISYSISPIEFIETIANAELVVSASFHCIAMAIILNVPFVAILVGDKGKDERVLNILRITGLENRIFNERMTEKEINTPIDYEVVQEKLDKYIKSSVKFLKDSIFN; from the coding sequence ATGAAAGTAGGTTTATTAACATTTCATAATGCAATAAATTATGGAGCAGCATTACAAGTTTATGCTTCTCAAAAAGCTATAAAATCACTTGGAGCAGAATGCGAAGTAATAGATTATGTTAATGAAAGTAGAAAAAATGCATATAATACTAATTATCATGCTTTTCAACAATTAAAAAATAAAAAAATAATTTCATCTTTAAAATATTTTTTAGGAGGGATATTTTTATCATCTAGAAAGCAAAAATTTTTAAAATTTTATGATAAAAATTTAATATGCACAAAAAAAACATATAAGAATATGAAAGAAGCTGAAACTTTAAATGAAAAATATGATAAATTTATCGTAGGCAGTGATCAAGTTTGGAATTATAAAAATAATGGTAGAGATTTTTCGTTTCTTTTAGAGTTTGTAAAAAATAAGAGTAAAAAAATTTCGTATTCTTCTAGTTTTGGATTAGCGTCAATACCCGAAGAATATAAAAATTTGTACATAAAAAATTTAAAAGATATAAAAAATATTTCTTGTAGAGAAAGTTGTGGGATAGAATTGATTGAGGAATTAACAGGCAGAAAAGCACAATTAGTTTTAGATCCAGTTTTTCTTTTAAGTAAAAAAGAATGGTTATCTTTATGTAATATTAAACCTTCGAAATTTAAATATATCTTTTCATATACAAATAAACCTAATCAATGGGAAAATTTTATAGAAAAAACAAATTATCAAATTGAAGATAAAAAAGTATATAAAATAAGCAAAAATCTAAAAATAAATGATTTTTTAAGTTCGAAAATAAAAATAAGTTATTCAATTTCACCTATTGAATTTATAGAAACAATAGCTAATGCAGAATTAGTAGTTTCAGCTTCATTTCATTGTATAGCAATGGCTATAATATTAAATGTTCCTTTTGTGGCTATATTGGTTGGAGATAAAGGAAAAGATGAAAGAGTTTTAAATATCCTTAGAATAACTGGATTAGAGAATAGAATATTTAATGAAAGAATGACAGAAAAAGAAATAAATACTCCAATAGATTATGAAGTTGTTCAAGAAAAATTAGATAAATATATAAAGAGTTCAGTAAAATTTTTAAAAGACTCGATTTTTAATTAG
- a CDS encoding FAD-binding protein, translating to MKILENEELRNYTTIKIGGRAEKMYFPQSPKEFSDLLENYGKEESLYIISGGSNLLINDLKVFKKVISLKEMNCEISQIKDGKFYIGASVPLQKLINFINDKSYGGIEYLYSLPALVGGAVAMNAGRGKIHKLSISDYIEELHVYDFEEKKNKILNKSECDFSYRHSVCKEKKIFVIGVIFNFEKMEKIESDKRKKTRMELVRRLQDNSGYNFGSVFRQNNKYLMQIIKFIGLGNSKGVHFSKKTSNWIINNGNGSFKEAYNLIEKIKKIHKFLGFNAITEVILWK from the coding sequence ATGAAAATTTTAGAAAATGAAGAGTTAAGAAACTATACAACTATAAAAATAGGTGGTAGAGCTGAAAAAATGTATTTTCCACAATCGCCAAAAGAGTTTTCAGATTTATTAGAAAATTATGGAAAAGAAGAATCGTTATATATAATTAGTGGTGGTTCAAACTTATTAATAAATGATTTAAAAGTATTTAAAAAAGTTATTTCTTTAAAAGAAATGAATTGTGAAATATCGCAAATAAAGGATGGGAAATTTTATATAGGGGCTTCAGTCCCTCTTCAAAAATTAATAAATTTTATTAATGATAAAAGTTATGGAGGAATAGAATATTTATATTCACTTCCAGCATTAGTGGGTGGAGCTGTGGCCATGAATGCTGGAAGAGGAAAAATTCATAAATTATCAATAAGCGATTATATCGAGGAATTACATGTGTATGATTTTGAAGAGAAAAAAAATAAAATTTTAAATAAAAGTGAGTGTGACTTTAGTTACAGACATTCTGTATGTAAAGAAAAGAAAATTTTTGTAATAGGAGTTATTTTTAATTTTGAAAAAATGGAAAAAATAGAATCAGACAAAAGAAAAAAAACAAGAATGGAATTAGTGAGAAGACTCCAAGATAATTCAGGATACAATTTTGGAAGTGTTTTTAGACAAAATAATAAATATTTAATGCAAATAATAAAATTTATAGGGTTAGGAAATTCAAAAGGAGTTCACTTTTCTAAAAAAACTTCCAATTGGATTATCAATAATGGAAATGGAAGTTTTAAAGAAGCATATAATTTAATAGAAAAAATAAAAAAAATACATAAATTTTTAGGATTTAATGCTATAACAGAGGTTATTCTTTGGAAATAA
- a CDS encoding O-antigen polymerase → MKKNVIGLILTLLMFKITTDYIYVNLIGKIFGYSGFKVLINNFNLIISYLLVVLIIPFIRKLNKKNTFSSIIVLLLVYLSYIPFTTMVAYFPMEKKFIVQCLSYWMLIFVFYIMIPKIKIKKVFKKNTNKKILMFIVFILVGTIVFISGRYTGFRFKINFHNVYELRSEAQTFKIPIILGYIYSASKSINPLLLAYYLTKKKYEYSILIFIIQILSFSINGSKTILTTTLLAVIFNMFYKKKYLKLLPWIFISFNFLGVLEVYILKTYTIINYFIRRVFFVPNLLNYYYYDFFKKNTPDYLKQSFLRYLNQKSEYPPIDNMIGDIYFNKPEMGANNGLFSDAYANFGIFGIFLMPLAIIFILKILDSCAEGLEDKILLTPAITLAFIFISSFYFTILLTHGLIGLCITLYFLEKRRKLKKYRRKI, encoded by the coding sequence ATGAAAAAAAATGTAATAGGATTAATATTAACATTATTAATGTTTAAAATAACTACAGATTATATATATGTAAATTTAATTGGAAAAATTTTTGGATATTCAGGATTTAAAGTTCTAATTAATAATTTTAATTTAATTATATCTTATTTATTAGTAGTCTTAATAATTCCGTTTATTAGAAAATTAAATAAAAAAAATACATTTTCAAGTATAATTGTGTTGCTATTAGTATATCTTTCATATATTCCATTTACAACAATGGTAGCATATTTCCCAATGGAAAAAAAATTTATTGTTCAATGTTTAAGTTATTGGATGCTAATATTCGTTTTTTATATTATGATACCAAAAATAAAAATAAAAAAAGTATTTAAAAAAAATACGAATAAGAAAATTTTAATGTTTATAGTTTTTATTTTAGTTGGAACAATAGTATTTATTTCAGGAAGATATACAGGGTTTAGATTTAAAATAAACTTTCATAATGTTTATGAATTAAGAAGTGAAGCTCAAACTTTTAAAATACCTATAATATTAGGATATATATATTCAGCTTCAAAATCTATAAATCCTCTTTTATTAGCATATTATTTAACAAAGAAAAAATATGAGTATTCTATATTGATTTTCATTATTCAGATATTAAGTTTCTCAATTAATGGTTCAAAAACAATTTTGACGACGACTTTATTAGCAGTAATATTTAATATGTTTTATAAAAAAAAATATTTAAAGTTACTTCCTTGGATCTTTATTAGTTTTAATTTTTTAGGAGTGTTAGAAGTGTATATATTAAAAACATATACAATAATAAATTATTTTATAAGGAGAGTATTTTTTGTTCCTAATTTACTTAATTATTATTATTACGATTTTTTTAAAAAGAATACTCCTGATTATTTAAAACAAAGTTTTTTGAGATATTTAAATCAAAAATCTGAATATCCACCGATAGACAATATGATAGGTGATATTTATTTTAATAAACCTGAAATGGGTGCAAATAATGGTTTATTTAGTGATGCATATGCAAATTTTGGAATTTTTGGAATTTTTCTAATGCCCCTAGCAATAATATTTATACTAAAAATATTAGATTCTTGTGCTGAAGGGTTGGAAGATAAAATATTATTAACACCTGCTATAACCTTGGCTTTTATTTTTATTAGTTCATTTTATTTTACAATTTTATTAACTCATGGTTTAATTGGATT